DNA sequence from the Prolixibacter sp. SD074 genome:
AACAAATTTGTGATTCCCGGGTGACAAACTTAAAAACCATAAAATCCATTGCCCCCGATATCGAAACCGTATACATCAAACCACCGGCCAAACGAGCTATTAAAAGCATTGTTGAGTTTGCCGACATCAGTATGAATACGGAATTCGAGACCATTAAACTGCTCTCCAGGGAGGCGCTGGAGCAGAACAAAACCCACAAAGTCATTATCATGATCGAACTGGGAGAACTGCGGGAAGGTGTTCTTCGCGAAGAGTTTATCGATTTCTATGCCAAGGTGTTCGAATTGCCCAATATCGAAGTGGTGGGCATCGGGACCAATCTGACCTGCCTGTACGGGGTACTGCCCAACCACGACAAGCTTATTCAGCTTAGTTTGTATGAGCAACTCATCGAGGCTAAATTCAACAAAATGATTCCGTATGTTTCCGGCGGTTCATCGGTTACCATACCACTCATCGACCAGGGGTTGCTGCCCGAAGCTATCAACCATTTCCGCGTAGGCGAAACCCTGTTTTTAGGAACAGAACCTTATACCAATCAGCAATACAAAGACCTGCATACCGATGTCTTCCAGCTTTACGCTCAAATCATCGAGCTGATTGAAAAGCCGGTGGTCCCCATGGGCGAATTCGGCGTTAACGTGGAAGGTAAAGCATACGAAATTGATGAAGAAAAACTGGGCGAAACGTCGTACCGGGCCATCATCGATTTAGGGTTGTTGGATGTTGAAGAAACGCATATCGAACCGGTTAACCCGAAACTAAATTTTGTGGGCGCCAGTTCCGATATGATTGTTATCGACCTCGGCAATAACGAAGACAACTACAAAACAGGCGACCTGTTGGAATTTAAACTCGACTACATGGGCGCCCTCAGGGTACTGAATTCGAAGTATATTGATAAGGTGAAGCGGTAAATATCTGTTCAACCGCGTGAACGGAGGCCTTGTTTTTCAATTAACGGAATACATTGCCTCCGTTTTCATTTCTGCCAAATAATTTCTCATGACAATTAATAATTGCCTGTCAGTGATCTAGTAATTTTTCGGCCGATTTTTCCGAAATTTCGCAAAACACCTATTCATTATGGCCTTTGAGAAAGATTGGCAGTTTAAGAAGTTTTGTGCCTACGGATTCCTGAAGAACCTCCGCTTCTTCGAACCTTTTATGGTGCTCTTCCTGATGAGTGCCGGTCTCTCCTACCTGCAAATTGGTTTGCTGTACAGCCTTCGAATGATTCTCCAGAACTTACTGGAAATACCGGCCGGCATTGTTTCCGATGCACTGGGCCGCCGCCGGACCATGATCACATCCTTTGTTTTTTACATCTTATCCTTCCTGGCATTTTTCTTTTCCGGAAAGCTCACCGGTTTTATCATTTCAATGAGCATTTTCGCTTTAGGGGAAGCATTTCGGACAGGTACCCATAAGGCCATGATTTTTGAATACCTGAAAATGAAAGGTTGGGAATCGGAAAAGGTGGCTTATTATGGGCATACCCGGAGTTGGTCGCAACAGGGTTCTGCCCTTTCGGCTTTAATTGCTGCCGGCCTGGTTATTCTCAGCCACAACTACCGAATGATTTTTCTTTTTTCCATTGTGCCCTACGTGCTCGATCTCGCCCTGATTGCCAGTTACCCAAAAGCCCTTGATGGGGAAAAGATGAATATCCGTTTTTCCGATATTGGAAAAAATTTCAAAGAGGTGCTCGCCGATTTCTGGTATTCCTTCAAAAATCCGTTAATGCTGAAAACCATTGCCAACAGTTCAATCTATTCAGGTTACTACAAGGCATTGAAAGATTTTTTGCAGCCGGTAATCAAAAGCCTGGCTCTGGCTCTTCCTGTTCTCACCATGCAACCCAATGAAACCAGAAGTGCAGTCCTGGTAGGCATAATCTATTACCTTATTTACCGTGCATCGAGTTTGGCAGCCCGCCATTCGGGACAATTCTCCCTCCGCTTCAGCTCGTTACAGATGGCCCTAACACTCTCTATTTTCATTGGCGCCGGTGCCGGTTTACTCTCCGGGTTGTTTTATCGCTTCCACATTCCGGCTGTGGCTATCCTGTTTTTCGTAGCTGTTTACCTGGTTGAAAACCTGCGGAAACCCATCGGGATGAGCTGTACCGCTGACTTGCTGGAGAAAGATATCCTGGCAACAGCCTTGTCGGCCGCTGCTCAGTTGGAAACCTTGTTTGGGGCTATTTTCACGGCGTTTTTGGGTTTTTTGGCCGACAAGTTTGGTTTGGCCAATGGCCTGATGATTGTTTCGCTGTTACTTATGGCCCTGGCACCAATGTTTTTCATTCGGAATTCCCAAACGAAAGCTTAAATTTGTGACGTAACCCACACCTTGAATAATGAATGTCGATTTAACCCTACTGGAAAAGCGGCTCCCGTTTTTTGAACTTTCGCTACGCTATGCCATCGCCGAAAAAGGCATCTTGCAGGAGATAGAAGAAGGTGAAGCGATCATTCGCGAAGGCCAGTATATTAAGTCGGTCCCTTTGGTCCTTGAAGGTCTGGTCCGCATTTCCCGTCTCGACGACCAGGGACGCGAACTCCTGCTTTATTACCTCCATCCCGGTGAAGTTTGTGCCATGTCGCTCACTTGCTGCATGGGATACCCCCAAAGTAATATCCGGGCTGTTGCCGAGGCCCCCTCCCTGTTGCTCCGCATCCCAACTCCCCTGCTCGATCAATGGATGAACACCTACCAAAGCTGGAAAGAATACGTGATGTATGCTTACCATAAACGTTTCGACGAGCTGCTGGAAACCATCGATAGCATTGCCTTCATGAAAATGGACGAACGGCTGGAAAAATTCTTTGCCGATCGTTTCCGGTCGACCGGAAGTACGCTGTATACCGGAACGCACCAGGATATCGCCTTTTCGTTGAATACTTCACGCGAAGTGGTTTCGCGACTTCTGAAAAAACTGGAAAAAGATGGGATCATCACGCTTTCGCGGAATAAAATCGATTATTCGGGGATGGTGAAATCGTGAAACAATTGCAGGCGGACGACCTTCCCAACATCAATAACCCAGGCCCAACATTGATTTTTATCGAAGCCGGCATCGATGAGGCCTGGGAATTCTTTTCCTCTCCCACACATCTTCGACTGATTACCCTCACCGGGAATGTGATCGTTTGCCCACGGGCTGTCCAACGCCCAGGGAAGCAGTGATCAAAAATTCACGGGCCGTTTACTTGCCGGGGAAGCCATGTACGTATATCAAAACCGCAAAACACCTCCGCCAAAACCGTGGACGTATCTCCAATGCCTGACTTTTCGATTGGAGAACGGCCGGACCTGGCAGGTGAACGGAAATTATGACGACCGAAAAAGGGGTTTGGATGGGGGCCCCGATGCCCGGTTTTTGAGCAATTTTTTCTACATTGAGGAACTGAAATAACTAACAAGATGCCGACAAAGCCGACCATCGTACTTGAAAAAGCCCGTCACCGTGATAAAACAGTGGTCACCCTAAGGTTTGGTTACGACCAGAAGGTGATTGACAGCGTGAAGCAGGTAGCCGGTGCACGCTGGGGCCAAACGATGGGATGTTGGTACGTCCCGGAAGGGCAGTTCGATTTGCATGCCTTTTTTGAGGCATTGAAGGGGATGGCCTACGTAGATTATTCGGAGTTAAAGAAAAGAAATGGCAAGCAACCTACCCAGCGTCCAGGCTCAATTAAGCCCCGTTACAATTTAAAGAACATCAAATCGCACGTATCGCCTGAGGTGAAGACAAAAATCCAGTCCTTCAAAAAATGGATGGAACAAAAACGGTATGCTGCCAACAGTGTCAAAACCTATATCCACCAATTGGAAATCTTTTTTGGGTTTCACCAGAACAAAACACCGGAGACCA
Encoded proteins:
- a CDS encoding alanine racemase codes for the protein MAFLALNTDKLKENYQYLDALFKEHHIEWAVVSKVLCGHKSYLEEVINLGIKQICDSRVTNLKTIKSIAPDIETVYIKPPAKRAIKSIVEFADISMNTEFETIKLLSREALEQNKTHKVIIMIELGELREGVLREEFIDFYAKVFELPNIEVVGIGTNLTCLYGVLPNHDKLIQLSLYEQLIEAKFNKMIPYVSGGSSVTIPLIDQGLLPEAINHFRVGETLFLGTEPYTNQQYKDLHTDVFQLYAQIIELIEKPVVPMGEFGVNVEGKAYEIDEEKLGETSYRAIIDLGLLDVEETHIEPVNPKLNFVGASSDMIVIDLGNNEDNYKTGDLLEFKLDYMGALRVLNSKYIDKVKR
- a CDS encoding MFS transporter encodes the protein MAFEKDWQFKKFCAYGFLKNLRFFEPFMVLFLMSAGLSYLQIGLLYSLRMILQNLLEIPAGIVSDALGRRRTMITSFVFYILSFLAFFFSGKLTGFIISMSIFALGEAFRTGTHKAMIFEYLKMKGWESEKVAYYGHTRSWSQQGSALSALIAAGLVILSHNYRMIFLFSIVPYVLDLALIASYPKALDGEKMNIRFSDIGKNFKEVLADFWYSFKNPLMLKTIANSSIYSGYYKALKDFLQPVIKSLALALPVLTMQPNETRSAVLVGIIYYLIYRASSLAARHSGQFSLRFSSLQMALTLSIFIGAGAGLLSGLFYRFHIPAVAILFFVAVYLVENLRKPIGMSCTADLLEKDILATALSAAAQLETLFGAIFTAFLGFLADKFGLANGLMIVSLLLMALAPMFFIRNSQTKA
- a CDS encoding Crp/Fnr family transcriptional regulator — its product is MNVDLTLLEKRLPFFELSLRYAIAEKGILQEIEEGEAIIREGQYIKSVPLVLEGLVRISRLDDQGRELLLYYLHPGEVCAMSLTCCMGYPQSNIRAVAEAPSLLLRIPTPLLDQWMNTYQSWKEYVMYAYHKRFDELLETIDSIAFMKMDERLEKFFADRFRSTGSTLYTGTHQDIAFSLNTSREVVSRLLKKLEKDGIITLSRNKIDYSGMVKS